Part of the Planococcus plakortidis genome is shown below.
CCGTGTTCATTTTCAAAGCAGGAACAAGTGCTGCACCAGTTTAAAGGCCTGACCAATCAAATCAGCCCGAAGTTCGAGCGCTGCACGGGTATCAGCGCGTCGCGTTATGAGTTATTGTCGCAGCTTTATAAAGTGGACGAAATCAATCAGTCGACGCTGCAAAAATTGGTCAATATCGATAGCGCCGCGGTGACGCGCCACTTGAAACAACTAGAAACGAGTGGCATGGTCACAAAGCGCAGAAATCCAGAGGACAATCGCGTAATCTTTGTCAGCCTAACCGATGAAGGCCGCGAGCGCATCGTCGAATACCGCAAAGAAAATACGGGCTTCATCAAGCAAATGCTCCATGATTTTACCGCTGAGGAAGTGGATGCGCTTAGCGATAT
Proteins encoded:
- a CDS encoding MarR family winged helix-turn-helix transcriptional regulator, whose protein sequence is MPCSFSKQEQVLHQFKGLTNQISPKFERCTGISASRYELLSQLYKVDEINQSTLQKLVNIDSAAVTRHLKQLETSGMVTKRRNPEDNRVIFVSLTDEGRERIVEYRKENTGFIKQMLHDFTAEEVDALSDMLRRMQDNIVDY